TTATCTTGTACAGACCTATCGCATCATGTCCGGCTGCAAGATGCTCCAGTGTGATGGAAGACTTGGTCTATGCCACTCATGGACAGTGTCAGCATATTTATGGAGTGCTATGACCCCATTGGAGTTTGCTGAAGCGTGGCGAGATAAGGACCACTATGTGGTGACAAATGCCATCTTTAATGGTGTCCTCGCTGAGGCAAAGGCAGATGACATAGATGTCTTTGGGAGGATTATGATTTCAAGTTTACTGGGACGAGATGAGGCTGAGGGTTGGTTTGCAAGCAAAGGTGGGAAATTATAGAAAGACAATCAAGGTTCAGCAACGCCCATGCGTTGGATGATAATAAGTACAGGGCTATTCAAGTGTTAATGAGTGGTCTTTTGAATACGACTTCAGTCCCACAGTCTAGTAGCACTTTTACATCCCTTCGTCATGGCACTCACCCTCTTCGACTTATTGTCGGAAGTTGACATCAGAGTTAATATCCGTACCAATTATAAGCAACAGCGGGTTTAGCTCAGTTGGGAGAGCGTCAGACTGAAGTAAAACTTCGGGATTCGATATCTGAAGGTCGTGTGTTCGATCCACACAAACCGcaaatcttttctttttattttgcCAACCTGTCTCTAGGTGTCCATCAAAGAAAGGCAGGGAGGGAAACATCATTTTTAGTGTTTGGACTAACTAATAAGATGCAGCTCGGTGGGTGGAGGGAGGAGCCATATAAATTCAGGGACGAAAGTTGCCAACAaggtgtctgtctgtctacCAGTCTGTGATGCTATTGATATGTATGTGGCTGATCATCCCTTTTGCCCAGTGTAAATGAAGATGAATAAGAAGTATCTCCTGTTGCTAACATGTTCCATGGGCCATCAATGATTGAGGTTTGGGGCTTTGGAAGGGCCGAACAGCCAGCCATTAATCCGAGTCAAAGTTCATAGGCTGTATCTGTAGAACTCACCAATAAAAACATGAAATCAACATGATCGCACCATTGACATCGATTGTGGGTCGAAAACGGAGCCGGTGGAAGTTACCCCCGGTCTCATTCGTGGCATTCAACATGGCTTATCCCACCCAAGGGTCTAACCATGTCTTACATCCCCTTAAATAGATATTCCTTAATAAATGCGACGGCGGCGACGTAGCAGATGCGAGTGCATTTCATGTTCCTTCCTGAGATACATTTCGACGTCAAGTCATCATGTCCTTCCACAACTTAAATACGAATCCTTCTAGGGAGGATCGCGACAATGCTTCGTTCCTCTCTCCTATCGCATACGACGACGATGCTTCGTCTCTTCACTCCCGTAGCGATCAAGATACCGATACCGACGATGACGAACTTATCTCGCGGGCGAGAAACAGTAGAGAATTGCGTGCTCATGATCGTATCGTGttgatggaggaggaagatatcGACCGACTTGTTACCGATTCGCGACAAAAGAAAGAACGGGAGCGTCGTGGCTCAGGACTCGCAGTACCTAATATAGGCAAAATCTTTGGTCGTCGAGGAAGCAGTTCAGGGAATCGTTCGATCAACAGCTCCGCCGAAAATCTTGTGATTGAGAAGCGAAAAACTCGACGCCAACGGAGACAGAGGAAACGAGAGAAACTTGTGGAGCATGCTCAACATGGAGAGGACGGAGAGTTGATGtatgagatggaagagggaGGTATGAAGGAAGGAAGCTCAACTGGCGAGAGCAGCGAGAGGGATGATAGTGACGAATTGGATCGGCATCATCTAAATATGATTGCCGAAGCAAAGGCCCAGCGACGTCGCAGCTGGCGCCGGTGGGTCTTCATTCACTCCCTGATCGCCATAGGCTTCGCGATCTTAATTCTATTAGCCTGGAAGCTATCCAAGAATCGCAGGAACAGATTCACCAAGGCGAACCAGCCCCTGGTCAGCAATGGAACCGCCCTCTTTGCGCCCACgtccctcatcatcagcctgGATGGTTTCCGCGCCGACTTCCTCCAACGTGGATTGACGCCTACCTTAAATTCGTTCGTTGCTGAGGGAGTGTCGCCGAAATGGATGCATCCTTCTTTTCCATCAGTCACGTTCCCGAACCATTACACTCTTGCGACAGGCTTATATCCCGAAAGCCATGGCATCGTCAGCAACACCTTCTGGGATCCTGACATGCAATCGCAATTCTACTACACCCATCCTGGCCAGAGCCTTGACCCAAAATGGTGGGGAGGAGAGCCATTCTGGGTCACAGCAGAGAAACAAGGGGTTCGGAGTGCTGTCCATATGTGGCCAGGAAGCGAGGCACATGTCCTCCACACTGAACCAAGCTTGATGGATAAGTTCAATGGCAAAGAAACACTTGAGAACAAGGTTGCCAGAATCATGGAGTTTCTTGATATGCCCGGCTTTGAGGACAAGACCGTGGACACTGGCAACATGCGACCACAATTGATTGCCGCTTACGTTCCTCATGTCGATAGTGATGGTCATAAATTCGGTCCCAACTCCACCGAGATCCGCCAAACCATCAGTAACGTGGACAGCATGCTGAGACAGGTCTTCCATGGTCTTGAGCAACGCAACTTGACCGACATTGTCAATGTGATTGTCGTCTCCGATCACGGGATGGCAACCACAGATATCTCAAGACTAATCCAGCTCGAAGACCTCATCGATACTGACAAGATTGAACATATCGATGGCTGGCCGCTCTACGGCCTTCGTCCCAAGAATCCCGACGACCTGAAAGGACTCTatgatgagctcaaggagaagtcaaagtcaaaccCCAAATTTGAAGTCTATCTTCGTGATGTCGACATGCCCGAGCGATATCACTTCTCCAAGCATCACCGCATCGCCCCGTTGTGGGTTATACCTGAGACAGGATGGGCCATTGTCACCAGAGACGAGttcaatgttgaagaaggaaagaagaagaatctcGTATATCATCCGCGAGGCCTACATGGTTATGACCATGAGCATCCACTTATGAGAGCCATTTTCATTGCCCGTGGCCCTGCGTTCCCCCACCCAGCGAACAGCCAGATCGAAGTTTTCCGTAAGTTGATTTCTGAGAGTGTGCCTTTTCTGCTCACTTACTGATTGGATGAACAGAAAACATTGAGGTGTACAACATGTTGTGCGACTCCGTTGGTTTGACGCCCAGCCCCAACAATGGAACTTTAAGGCTTCCCCTGAAGCCCATCGGCGTGCACAAGCCCGAAGATACACCCGAGGAACCTGCCGATCCTCCGTCCGCCCCCAAGAAGCCGGCGCGCCCAACTTTGCCGGAGAAGCCAAGTCATCCCGAGCGGCCAACTGTGCCCCAAAAGCCCACCCAGCCTGAACGACCTACGGTTCCAGTTGCCCCTACGCAGTCCGCCAAGGCGACATTCTCACTCAACAAACCCATGAAACCATCAAAGTCGGCTGTCCCCTCTAAGGACAGCGGAGGTAAGGATGGTGATAgtgacagcgacagcgacggCGACGGCGACGGCGATAGTGACAGtggcgacgatgacgatgagaaaGACCAAGGAATCTGGGATTGGTTCACTCACAAAGTGGAGAAAGTCTGGCATAAAATCactggagatgatgattgaaCTGTGAATATCTATGTATATCctgtacctaaggtacccaGGTTGGAAATGTTGTGCATATTTCTTTGTGTTTTTTCGGCGTTCAAAGGGGCCATGATGGAGCACAAGGCGTTTGACATTGCGACGGGCAAGACGAGGCTTTGGATTCGTCCAAGAAAAGTTGGTACAAATCTGatatcctttctttttttctcctTTCAACCTTGCCTGTTTGAAAACGAGGCAGAATGCTGTGCTCACCTCACACTGGTGTTGCACTTTGTTTGTGTGACCTTTGTGCTCTTTGCCAGAGTGCCACGTATAAGGACATTTTATCAAGAGGCGGTGTACACTGCATGTAGGTGTTCATTCACATAGCCTATTCCCTTGAAAATGTACTTTTGCCTGCATCAAAGAGGTGGTGGGATTTGAGACATGGCCAAAGAACGTTTGTTGCACTCCGCCTCAATGTCCTGCATAGTACCCAAGATACCTTAGGTTAGGTAAATTGGTAGGTATCATGCCTTGCTTACCTAGGTTAAGTAAGTACTTAGGTATAGTAGGTTACAATACCTTGGAGTCATCCATGCCTTTACTCAAGAACTGCATTATGTGAGGCTCCTCAAGTTATGATGCCGTAGAGAGATCTCTATCTGAAAATGATCGCCGTAggctaggtacctaactCAGCTTAGGCGGCGCTAAGGCAGGCTCTGATAATGATTAATGATTTCATGCAAGGGATCCATTCCATTTCAAGGTCGGGTGGGGAGCCACTGCCTGTCATCCATGAATGAATGATTGCCCCTCCCCCACTACAATAGCAGAATAGAATAGGTACATACAATGGCTGTTGCTGCCTGCATTAGCTCCTCAGGCCGTCCTCCACTTTCAACTCCAGTGAATCGCTTAACGCGTGACGCGGCGAGCTCCCTAGGCCCCTTCCCATACTCCCGGTATAATCGTCCCTGAAGGAGCTCCACCTCAAAATTGAATGTGAACCTTACAATATCAACTGACAATCAACTTCAGCCGCTTGCACCCTCCATTTGTGCACGTGCGACGAATAGCGTTCTCTAACATCATCCATCTTGCGATAACTGGTACTGCGAGATCGTGATAGGCCGGCCATCACTCCCCTGCGGCCTCAAGCATCCCGACGTCTTGCTGCGTACCC
The window above is part of the Fusarium musae strain F31 chromosome 6, whole genome shotgun sequence genome. Proteins encoded here:
- a CDS encoding hypothetical protein (EggNog:ENOG41) yields the protein MSLFSYAQFGIEGTPAPTKAFWQDWILQESLRRTLLFSFYLVQTYRIMSGCKMLQCDGRLGLCHSWTVSAYLWSAMTPLEFAEAWRDKDHYVVTNAIFNGVLAEAKADDIDVFGRIMISSLLGRDEAEGWFASKGGKL
- a CDS encoding hypothetical protein (BUSCO:EOG09261G4Z), giving the protein MSFHNLNTNPSREDRDNASFLSPIAYDDDASSLHSRSDQDTDTDDDELISRARNSRELRAHDRIVLMEEEDIDRLVTDSRQKKERERRGSGLAVPNIGKIFGRRGSSSGNRSINSSAENLVIEKRKTRRQRRQRKREKLVEHAQHGEDGELMYEMEEGGMKEGSSTGESSERDDSDELDRHHLNMIAEAKAQRRRSWRRWVFIHSLIAIGFAILILLAWKLSKNRRNRFTKANQPLVSNGTALFAPTSLIISLDGFRADFLQRGLTPTLNSFVAEGVSPKWMHPSFPSVTFPNHYTLATGLYPESHGIVSNTFWDPDMQSQFYYTHPGQSLDPKWWGGEPFWVTAEKQGVRSAVHMWPGSEAHVLHTEPSLMDKFNGKETLENKVARIMEFLDMPGFEDKTVDTGNMRPQLIAAYVPHVDSDGHKFGPNSTEIRQTISNVDSMLRQVFHGLEQRNLTDIVNVIVVSDHGMATTDISRLIQLEDLIDTDKIEHIDGWPLYGLRPKNPDDLKGLYDELKEKSKSNPKFEVYLRDVDMPERYHFSKHHRIAPLWVIPETGWAIVTRDEFNVEEGKKKNLVYHPRGLHGYDHEHPLMRAIFIARGPAFPHPANSQIEVFQNIEVYNMLCDSVGLTPSPNNGTLRLPLKPIGVHKPEDTPEEPADPPSAPKKPARPTLPEKPSHPERPTVPQKPTQPERPTVPVAPTQSAKATFSLNKPMKPSKSAVPSKDSGGKDGDSDSDSDGDGDGDSDSGDDDDEKDQGIWDWFTHKVEKVWHKITGDDD